A genomic region of Amphiura filiformis chromosome 6, Afil_fr2py, whole genome shotgun sequence contains the following coding sequences:
- the LOC140156036 gene encoding ragulator complex protein LAMTOR4-like: MSGPGPHNLERIPDQVGYLIINEDGAVMSSSGELENDERTASVIMSMVNLACKVKINPDKPDTFKRLSVVFEDFMYVVTISSHKIYVCKRKHMPQEPVTA, from the exons ATG AGTGGTCCTGGTCCACATAATTTAGAGAGAATACCAGACCAAGTTGGTTATTTAATCATCAATGAAGATGGAGCAGTTATGTCT TCCTCAGGTGAATTGGAGAATGATGAGAGGACAGCGAGTGTCATCATGAGTATGGTCAACCTAGCATGTAAAGTGAAGATTAATCCAGATAAACCAGACACATTCAAAAGATTATCAG TTGTGTTTGAGGATTTCATGTATGTAGTGACAATCTCCAGTCATAAAATCTATGTTTGCAAACGGAAACACATGCCACAGGAACCTGTAACAGCTTGA